From the Pseudoalteromonas galatheae genome, one window contains:
- a CDS encoding endonuclease: protein MSRYYYILALSLFVLTANAQEFTSFSKAKKHLSQQVTENTRTLYCNCNIKKQGKKLVPDSASCGYTPRLPYTRNGKENARAQRIEWEHIVPAWEFGHQLQCWQDGGRKNCRKVSEQFRKMEADIHNLAPAIGEINGDRSNFRFGMLPSTEANYGACPVKIDFKLRRIEPPEYARKRIAEAYFYMERTYGLKISPQQRKLFTAWQKQ, encoded by the coding sequence ATGTCACGGTATTACTATATCTTAGCGCTTAGCTTATTTGTATTAACAGCTAACGCTCAAGAATTCACGTCTTTCTCAAAAGCAAAGAAACATTTATCACAACAAGTTACCGAAAATACCCGTACGCTTTATTGTAATTGTAATATCAAAAAGCAAGGCAAAAAGCTGGTGCCGGACTCTGCAAGTTGTGGTTATACCCCGAGGTTACCTTACACTCGCAACGGCAAAGAAAACGCCCGTGCTCAGCGCATTGAGTGGGAGCATATCGTGCCCGCGTGGGAGTTTGGACATCAGTTACAGTGCTGGCAAGATGGGGGTAGAAAGAACTGCCGTAAGGTTAGTGAACAATTTAGGAAGATGGAAGCCGATATTCACAATCTCGCCCCAGCAATTGGTGAAATTAATGGGGATCGCTCTAATTTTCGTTTCGGCATGTTACCAAGCACTGAAGCAAACTATGGCGCATGTCCAGTAAAGATAGACTTTAAATTACGCCGAATTGAACCGCCAGAATATGCAAGAAAACGCATCGCTGAGGCGTATTTTTACATGGAAAGAACCTACGGACTAAAAATCTCCCCACAACAGCGGAAATTATTCACAGCTTGGCAAAAACAGTGA